In the Terriglobia bacterium genome, one interval contains:
- a CDS encoding YihY/virulence factor BrkB family protein yields the protein MPRVPEGNLRPAEMHGLPWTRLVGLESNLPVRVWLRRVWEAMVHDACEDLAAQMSYFFTMALFPFFIVLGAIVGYLPFTGAWPHVLTWITQYFPDAVQPYVFKTVTSLTHEWGGLLSFGLAGSIWIATRAVISLMDGLNKAYNATETRSCFRRRLLACGVMLVFALTFLTAFGLLAFGGLIGHWLGTRSGPGIAFVALWHVLRWAIPLALLNLAVNFANYILPNSKRPWRWVTPGSLFVVAVWFPSTLGLNAFVRHFTTQSAYGAVGTFFVLMSWIYITSYIFLVAAEMDSELEKAARTFHSEHVARRMFVAS from the coding sequence TTGCCTCGCGTCCCAGAAGGCAACCTCAGACCTGCAGAGATGCACGGGTTGCCCTGGACGCGGCTGGTTGGCCTGGAGAGCAATCTGCCGGTGCGCGTGTGGTTGCGCCGGGTGTGGGAAGCCATGGTGCACGATGCCTGCGAGGACCTGGCCGCCCAGATGTCGTACTTTTTCACAATGGCCTTGTTCCCCTTCTTCATTGTTCTGGGGGCCATTGTGGGCTATCTTCCGTTCACAGGCGCCTGGCCGCACGTGCTTACCTGGATCACCCAGTATTTCCCGGACGCCGTTCAGCCTTACGTCTTCAAAACCGTCACCAGCCTGACCCATGAATGGGGCGGCCTGCTCAGTTTTGGCCTGGCGGGTTCCATCTGGATTGCCACGCGCGCCGTTATCAGTCTGATGGACGGATTGAATAAAGCCTACAATGCGACGGAAACCCGCAGTTGCTTTAGAAGGCGGCTGCTGGCTTGCGGGGTTATGCTGGTGTTCGCGCTCACCTTCCTGACGGCGTTCGGGCTGCTGGCTTTTGGCGGCCTGATTGGCCACTGGCTGGGGACCCGTTCCGGGCCCGGCATCGCCTTCGTGGCGCTGTGGCATGTGCTGCGATGGGCGATTCCGCTGGCGCTGCTGAACCTGGCTGTCAATTTTGCCAACTATATTCTTCCAAACAGCAAGCGCCCTTGGCGCTGGGTGACCCCGGGCAGTCTGTTTGTGGTGGCGGTGTGGTTCCCCTCGACGCTGGGCTTGAACGCTTTTGTGCGCCACTTCACCACGCAAAGCGCATACGGCGCCGTGGGCACGTTCTTCGTCCTCATGTCCTGGATTTACATCACCAGCTACATTTTTCTGGTGGCGGCGGAGATGGATTCGGAACTGGAAAAAGCCGCCCGCACCTTTCACTCGGAACACGTCGCGCGGCGCATGTTTGTGGCCAGTTGA
- a CDS encoding Gfo/Idh/MocA family oxidoreductase codes for MAKSGFSRREFMRTSAGAGIVMAVPPFLLKNGDAAASPPSTETVRFGMIGIGMEGSGVLETSIGLPGVECVAACDLYDGRHTLANEIISGVTGKTVPTTRRYQDLLDNKEIDAVVVAVPDHWHARIIVDACNAGKDVYCEKPMTHKVEEGFQIIAAAQKDNRIVQIGSQRRSSIHFAKAKELIEQGAIGEVRFAEAVLGRNSPCGAWVYPPPPDLSPQNLDWDTWLGDAPKRPFDPIRFARWRAFRDYGEGLPGDLFVHTLTGIHYVMGLDAPPQRAQTYGGLYYWKDGRDFPDLMTTLYEYPNLQVAVLMTQMTNVDEVTRFFGTRGIIEVYGDGDRLTIAPQDGRDSGPCYYDSSFPAKMRAAYEKEWHTRNDAKLETAKPIEEHASYSYPPGYSEFRHHLWNFFESVRTRRPSVEDATFGNNTSIGCHMANYSYFHKSAAVWDAASKTITG; via the coding sequence ATGGCAAAGAGCGGTTTTTCACGACGCGAATTTATGCGTACCTCAGCAGGAGCGGGCATCGTGATGGCAGTCCCGCCATTCCTGCTGAAGAACGGAGATGCCGCAGCATCGCCGCCATCCACCGAGACCGTCCGCTTTGGCATGATCGGCATTGGAATGGAAGGCTCCGGCGTGCTGGAAACTTCGATCGGCCTTCCAGGCGTCGAGTGCGTTGCTGCGTGCGATCTGTATGACGGCCGCCATACGCTGGCCAATGAAATCATCAGCGGAGTCACAGGCAAGACGGTGCCAACCACCCGCCGCTATCAGGACCTGCTCGACAACAAGGAGATCGACGCCGTGGTGGTCGCCGTTCCGGACCACTGGCACGCCAGAATCATTGTGGATGCCTGCAACGCCGGCAAGGATGTCTATTGCGAAAAGCCCATGACTCACAAGGTGGAAGAAGGATTCCAGATCATCGCGGCGGCGCAGAAGGACAATCGCATTGTACAGATCGGCAGCCAGCGGCGAAGTTCCATCCACTTTGCGAAAGCCAAGGAACTCATCGAGCAGGGCGCCATCGGCGAAGTCCGGTTTGCGGAAGCCGTCCTGGGCCGCAACTCTCCCTGCGGCGCGTGGGTGTATCCGCCTCCGCCAGATCTCTCACCTCAAAACCTGGATTGGGATACCTGGCTCGGCGACGCGCCCAAGCGCCCGTTTGATCCCATACGCTTCGCGCGCTGGCGCGCCTTTCGAGACTACGGCGAAGGTTTGCCCGGCGATCTTTTTGTCCACACACTGACCGGCATTCACTATGTAATGGGCCTGGACGCGCCTCCCCAGCGGGCGCAAACTTACGGCGGTCTTTATTACTGGAAAGACGGACGCGACTTCCCGGACCTGATGACCACGCTTTACGAATATCCGAACCTGCAGGTCGCCGTGTTGATGACTCAAATGACCAATGTCGATGAGGTGACCCGCTTCTTTGGCACGCGCGGCATCATCGAGGTGTACGGCGATGGCGACCGTCTGACCATTGCGCCCCAGGATGGCAGGGACAGCGGGCCCTGCTACTACGATTCGAGCTTTCCAGCGAAGATGCGCGCCGCCTACGAAAAGGAGTGGCACACCAGGAATGATGCGAAGCTCGAAACCGCCAAGCCAATCGAAGAGCACGCGTCATACAGCTATCCACCGGGCTACAGCGAATTCCGCCATCACTTGTGGAACTTTTTCGAGTCAGTGAGAACGCGCCGGCCGTCGGTGGAGGACGCGACTTTCGGCAACAACACCTCCATCGGCTGCCACATGGCCAACTATTCCTACTTCCATAAATCCGCCGCGGTGTGGGACGCCGCCAGTAAGACCATAACCGGCTAG